The nucleotide window CGACAGTGGGTTGCGGTTCGCGCCACCCACCGGCCCGGAGCGCGCCGACCGGCTCGCCGCCGCGCTGCACGTGCTCTACCTGATCTTCACGGAGGGGTACGCCCGCACGGCCGGGCCGGGGTTGCTGCGCGCCGACCTGACCGCCGAGGCGATCCGGCTGACCCGCCTGCTGCACCGGCTGTTGCCCGAGGACCCCGAGGTCACCGGGCTGCTGGCGTTGATGCTGCTCACCGACGCCCGTGCGCCGGCGCGGATCGGCCCGCACGGCGAGCTGGTGCCGATGGCCGAGCAGGACCGCTCCCGGTGGCGGGCCGACCAGATCGCCGAGGGGGTCGAGCTGATCACCGGGGCGCTGCCGCGCGGGGTGGTCGGCGCGTACCAGGTCCAGGCCGCCATCGCGGCCGTGCACGACGAGGCGCCCAGCGCGGCGGCCACCGACTGGGCGCAGATCACCGCCCTGTACGAGGTGCTCCTGACGATGTCCGACAACCCGGTGGTGGCGCTCAACCACGCGGTGGCGGTCGCGATGAGTCGGGGCGCGCCGGCCGGGTTGGCGCTGCTCGCCGACCTGGCCGACGACCCCCGCCTCGCCGACGACCCTCGACTGCCGGCCGCCCGCGCCCACCTGTGGGAGTTGGAGGGTGAGCGGGTCGCGGCGCGGGAGGCGTACCGCATGGCGGCGGCGCGCTCGACGAACCTGGCGCAGCAGCGCTACCTGAACGCCCGCGCGGAGCGTCTCGCGGGCGACCCACCGCCCGCCGGCTGAACCGGCGGGCCATGCGGGTCACGGGCACAGCCGGCGGGCCGTGCGGGTCACGGGCTGAGCCGGCGGGCCGTGCGGGTCACGGGCTGAGCCGGCGGGCCGTGCGGGTCACGGGCTGAGCCGGCGGGCCATGCGGGTCACGGGCTGGCGGCCAGGAAGACGAAGGCGGCCATCAGCACCAGGTGTACGCCGCCCTGCAACACGTTGGCCCGGCCGGGGACCACGGTGAGTACGGCG belongs to Micromonospora ureilytica and includes:
- a CDS encoding RNA polymerase sigma factor; protein product: MPETPAEDLLRELAPQVLGALVRRYGHFDTAEDAVQEALIAAADGWPRDGVPENPRAWLITVASRRLTDLLRREQARMRREDTVARWVLPEQWRAPAADRPPADADDTLILLFLCCHPALSAASQIALTLRAVGGLSTAEVARAFLVPEATMTRRISRGKQRIRDSGLRFAPPTGPERADRLAAALHVLYLIFTEGYARTAGPGLLRADLTAEAIRLTRLLHRLLPEDPEVTGLLALMLLTDARAPARIGPHGELVPMAEQDRSRWRADQIAEGVELITGALPRGVVGAYQVQAAIAAVHDEAPSAAATDWAQITALYEVLLTMSDNPVVALNHAVAVAMSRGAPAGLALLADLADDPRLADDPRLPAARAHLWELEGERVAAREAYRMAAARSTNLAQQRYLNARAERLAGDPPPAG